One window of the Halorussus sp. MSC15.2 genome contains the following:
- a CDS encoding ABC transporter ATP-binding protein codes for MSVAVHLEGITKRFPGVVANDEVDLEVEEGTVHALLGENGAGKTTLMNVLYGLYQPEGGTVHLHGEPRTFDTPRDAIDAGVGMIHQHFMLVDTLTTAENIVLGHEPRKWGGLAMDRAQAERDVRELSERYGFDVDPTARIEDVSVGVQQRVEILKALYGGADVLILDEPTAVLTPQEVEDLFEVFDELAAEDKTIIFITHKLGEAMESADDITVLRDGRNVGTVDADATSREELAELMVGREVLLEADKEPVEPGEVGLSVSNLRVTDDRGVEQVSGVDITAREGEVFGIAGVDGNGQSELVEAITGLATPESGSVSLYGRDVTDLSRRERIDAGMAYVPEDRQERGLVMEFDLVENGLLGSQHTSEFAEKGRIDWGHTRDHAEEIIEEYDVRPPNPDAESESLSGGNQQKFVVGREFARDPEVVVASHPTRGVDVGSIEFIHERILDLRREGKTILLVSSKLDEVQQLSDRLGVMYEGEIMDVVDPDRVTEEELGLLMAGEHPENAPSIADAVGGER; via the coding sequence ATGAGCGTAGCCGTCCATCTCGAGGGAATCACCAAGCGATTCCCCGGGGTCGTCGCCAACGACGAGGTCGACCTCGAAGTCGAGGAGGGAACTGTCCACGCCCTGCTCGGCGAGAACGGCGCGGGGAAAACGACGCTGATGAACGTCCTGTACGGTCTCTACCAGCCCGAGGGGGGTACCGTCCATCTCCACGGGGAGCCTCGTACGTTCGACACGCCGCGCGACGCTATCGACGCGGGCGTCGGGATGATTCATCAGCACTTCATGCTAGTCGACACCCTGACCACGGCCGAGAACATCGTCCTCGGCCACGAACCCCGGAAGTGGGGCGGACTGGCCATGGACCGCGCGCAGGCGGAGCGAGACGTCAGGGAACTGAGCGAGCGCTACGGGTTCGACGTCGACCCCACCGCCCGCATCGAGGACGTGAGCGTGGGCGTGCAACAGCGAGTCGAAATCCTGAAAGCTCTGTACGGCGGTGCCGACGTGTTGATTCTGGACGAACCGACTGCTGTCCTCACGCCGCAGGAGGTCGAGGACCTCTTCGAGGTGTTCGACGAACTCGCCGCCGAGGACAAGACCATCATCTTCATCACGCACAAACTCGGCGAGGCGATGGAGTCGGCCGACGACATCACGGTCCTCCGAGACGGCAGGAACGTCGGGACGGTGGACGCCGACGCGACGAGTCGAGAGGAACTCGCGGAACTGATGGTCGGGCGGGAGGTCCTGCTGGAGGCCGACAAGGAACCGGTCGAACCGGGCGAGGTGGGACTGTCGGTGTCGAACCTGCGGGTCACCGACGACCGGGGCGTCGAGCAGGTCAGCGGCGTCGATATCACCGCCCGGGAGGGCGAAGTGTTCGGCATCGCCGGTGTGGACGGCAACGGCCAGTCGGAACTCGTCGAGGCGATTACCGGTCTCGCCACGCCCGAATCGGGGTCGGTCTCGCTCTACGGACGGGACGTGACCGACCTCTCGCGGCGCGAGCGAATCGACGCGGGGATGGCGTACGTCCCCGAGGACCGGCAGGAGCGCGGTCTCGTGATGGAGTTCGACCTCGTGGAGAACGGCCTGCTCGGGAGCCAACACACGTCCGAGTTCGCCGAGAAAGGTCGCATCGACTGGGGGCACACCCGCGACCACGCCGAGGAAATCATTGAGGAGTACGACGTACGCCCGCCGAACCCGGACGCGGAGTCCGAGTCGCTGTCGGGCGGCAACCAGCAGAAGTTCGTGGTCGGACGGGAGTTCGCCCGCGACCCCGAAGTGGTAGTCGCCTCGCATCCGACCCGCGGAGTGGACGTGGGGAGCATCGAGTTCATCCACGAGCGCATCCTCGACTTGCGGCGCGAGGGCAAGACCATCCTGCTCGTCTCCTCGAAGTTGGACGAGGTCCAACAGCTCTCGGACCGCCTCGGCGTGATGTACGAGGGTGAAATCATGGACGTGGTCGACCCCGACCGCGTGACCGAGGAGGAACTCGGCCTGCTGATGGCGGGCGAACACCCCGAGAACGCGCCCAGCATCGCCGACGCTGTCGGGGGTGAGCGATGA